Proteins encoded together in one Flavobacteriales bacterium window:
- a CDS encoding glycosyltransferase, with the protein MRFTLITVCYKAGEELAETVASVRAQTHPHIEHIIVDGASPDEATRTVLRRVDDGRSILISEPDKGVYDAMNKGLARATGEVVGFVNAGDLLEAPDVIAKLAAEFAQGDDDVIYGDAHMVDPRDIRRVRRFWKGGAYHRDNFRSGWMPPHLGTYIRRAAYQRFGGFDLRFHIAADYELMFRFLYKHRLRARYVPLTIVRFRLGGASNKSLTHVWKANREVVEAWRHNGFAPPPLLAIRKPLRKLAQYFRPSGS; encoded by the coding sequence ATGAGGTTCACGCTGATCACCGTGTGCTACAAGGCCGGCGAGGAGCTGGCCGAGACGGTGGCCAGCGTGCGTGCGCAGACCCATCCGCACATCGAGCACATCATCGTGGACGGCGCTTCGCCGGACGAAGCCACGCGCACCGTGCTGAGGCGCGTTGACGACGGTCGCTCGATCCTCATCAGCGAGCCGGACAAGGGCGTGTACGACGCCATGAACAAGGGCCTCGCGCGTGCCACCGGTGAGGTGGTCGGCTTCGTGAACGCCGGCGACCTGCTGGAGGCGCCCGACGTGATCGCGAAGCTCGCGGCCGAGTTCGCCCAGGGCGACGACGATGTGATCTATGGCGATGCCCACATGGTGGACCCGCGCGACATCCGCCGGGTGCGCCGCTTCTGGAAGGGCGGGGCCTACCACCGCGACAACTTCCGCAGCGGCTGGATGCCGCCCCACCTGGGCACCTACATCCGCCGCGCGGCCTACCAACGCTTCGGCGGCTTCGACCTGCGCTTCCACATCGCGGCCGATTACGAGCTGATGTTCCGCTTCCTGTACAAGCACCGGCTGCGGGCGCGCTACGTGCCGCTCACGATCGTGCGCTTCCGCCTGGGCGGGGCCAGTAACAAGAGCCTCACCCACGTGTGGAAGGCGAACCGCGAGGTGGTGGAGGCCTGGCGCCACAACGGCTTCGCCCCGCCGCCGCTGCTGGCCATCCGCAAACCGTTGCGCAAATTGGCCCAGTACTTCCGTCCTTCCGGGTCATGA
- the wcaF gene encoding colanic acid biosynthesis acetyltransferase WcaF: protein MTERKRVDLSRFTNADFPKGAGAVKMTLWYFTNALFFLNPLFPFRSPKPALLRLFGARVGKGVVIHPGVNIKYPWKLTIGDHVWIGQRAWLDNIDQLIIRDHVVISQGAMIIQGSHNYKKVDYPTLSGPVVLEEGSWVGAGAMVMLGVTLKSHSVLSAGSVATKDLEPYMIHQGNPAQPVRERVIE, encoded by the coding sequence ATGACCGAACGCAAGCGCGTCGACCTCAGCCGCTTCACCAACGCCGACTTCCCCAAGGGGGCGGGCGCGGTGAAGATGACGCTGTGGTATTTCACCAACGCGCTCTTCTTCCTGAACCCCCTGTTCCCGTTCCGCTCGCCCAAGCCCGCGCTGCTCCGCCTGTTCGGTGCGCGGGTGGGGAAGGGGGTCGTCATTCATCCCGGGGTGAACATCAAGTACCCCTGGAAGCTCACCATCGGCGACCACGTATGGATCGGGCAGCGCGCCTGGCTCGACAACATCGATCAGCTCATCATCCGTGACCATGTGGTGATCAGCCAGGGCGCCATGATCATCCAGGGCAGCCACAACTACAAGAAGGTCGATTACCCCACCCTGAGCGGTCCCGTGGTGCTGGAAGAGGGCAGCTGGGTGGGGGCGGGCGCCATGGTGATGCTCGGCGTCACCCTGAAGAGCCATAGTGTGCTCTCCGCAGGCAGTGTGGCCACCAAGGACCTGGAGCCGTACATGATCCACCAGGGGAATCCCGCGCAGCCCGTCCGCGAACGCGTGATCGAATGA
- a CDS encoding glycosyltransferase, protein MKPRVLVFIDWYLPGYKAGGPVRSMANLVDHLRDKVDLHIVTTDTDYTETTPYAGIVPDRWTVMPGGEKVWYASRPGVNAAVWRELLAEEPWTTVYINGMYSKWFSVMPLWLLKGTGQRRVVAVRGMLAVGMMKHGALKKRAFLAVMRMLGCYRGVVFQATNTEEVEDVKRWMGRDVEVRLVPNLGRCMPAKEPPPRGKRPGELRLVSVARIAVEKNTLFAIECLKQVKGRVTFDLYGPIYDEAYWAKCREAIAQLPPGITVSHKGTAAPEEVPGLFAQVHALFMPSQGENFGHTMVEALAAGLPLVISDRTPWKGLERQNAGWDIPLEDPARFTRTIQLLVHMEEQALRATVGGAFALGKRYLDDPAPVQRTLELLVP, encoded by the coding sequence GTGAAGCCTAGGGTCCTGGTCTTCATCGATTGGTACCTGCCCGGTTACAAGGCCGGCGGACCCGTGCGCAGCATGGCCAACCTGGTGGACCACCTGCGCGACAAGGTCGACCTGCACATCGTCACCACCGATACCGATTACACCGAGACCACGCCCTACGCCGGTATCGTGCCCGATCGCTGGACCGTGATGCCTGGCGGCGAGAAGGTGTGGTACGCTTCGCGCCCCGGGGTGAACGCGGCTGTCTGGCGCGAGCTGCTGGCCGAAGAGCCCTGGACCACGGTGTACATCAACGGCATGTACTCCAAGTGGTTCAGCGTGATGCCGCTGTGGCTGCTGAAGGGTACAGGGCAACGACGGGTGGTGGCCGTGCGCGGCATGCTTGCAGTGGGCATGATGAAGCATGGTGCGCTGAAGAAGCGCGCGTTCCTTGCAGTGATGCGGATGCTGGGCTGCTACCGCGGTGTCGTGTTCCAGGCCACCAACACCGAGGAGGTCGAGGACGTGAAGCGCTGGATGGGAAGGGATGTCGAGGTGCGGCTGGTGCCCAACCTGGGTCGTTGCATGCCGGCCAAGGAACCTCCGCCGCGTGGTAAGCGACCCGGTGAGCTGCGGCTCGTGAGCGTAGCCCGTATCGCCGTGGAGAAGAACACGCTCTTCGCCATCGAATGCCTGAAGCAGGTGAAGGGCCGGGTGACCTTCGACCTCTACGGGCCCATCTACGACGAGGCCTACTGGGCGAAGTGCCGGGAGGCCATCGCCCAGCTGCCGCCCGGTATCACGGTATCGCACAAGGGAACGGCCGCGCCGGAGGAGGTGCCCGGCCTCTTCGCGCAGGTCCATGCCCTGTTCATGCCCAGCCAGGGCGAGAACTTCGGCCACACCATGGTGGAAGCGCTGGCAGCGGGGCTTCCCTTGGTCATCAGCGACCGCACGCCGTGGAAAGGGCTCGAGCGTCAGAATGCCGGCTGGGACATCCCCTTGGAGGACCCGGCCCGCTTCACCCGGACCATCCAACTGCTGGTGCACATGGAGGAGCAGGCGTTGCGGGCGACCGTCGGCGGCGCTTTCGCACTGGGCAAGCGATATTTGGACGATCCGGCGCCGGTGCAACGCACGCTGGAGCTCCTGGTGCCATGA